A window from Centropristis striata isolate RG_2023a ecotype Rhode Island chromosome 4, C.striata_1.0, whole genome shotgun sequence encodes these proteins:
- the bicra gene encoding BRD4-interacting chromatin-remodeling complex-associated protein isoform X3, which produces MDDEDGRCLLDVICDPEALNDFLHGSETHLDTDDLLDGSSDPSSSFFSTTGGHVPEVQPAVQLSANEPAGLPRVSVDLDFLEDDDILGGSPGGEGGSNGIGTNHEPCDILQQSLAEANITEQSLQEAEAELDLGSFGIPGLTQVVQTLPDASLSGAGGAAVGVGIGVGGAAAIFPGSAQSTTATPPNATADMLGSVLAQQGLQLQPQVMNKAISVQPFMQPVGLGNVTLQPISSLQALPNGSQSGHLGIGQIQVVGQPTVMTINQSGQPILAKAMGGYQLHQSGPEVSGAGSQAGLGGSGGGLLIQGNKATLGSPALNGPAVCVSSTNSSSGGTMTAPAGLVGFGSTTLSSGIGPQTQTQGQIMQNVIIQRTPTPIQPKPPQGGAIQPKLFKQQQQQQQPQPAPQPLQNDAHKALGLQQIPVSAAQNVAFLTGKPGSNVVLSTQATTQGPQFQQTLFKPQAAQQSGKPLSVHLLNQQGSIVIPSQTVLQGQNHQFLLPQLQAGQQILTQHPGGHIITSQGPGGQLIANQILTANQNINLGQVLTSQGHPGAAHILSGPIQLQSGQMGTPTLFQMPVSLAQSQNQTQTHTVSGHAQTVIQGMPIQNSLTMLSQVEGLSPAVSLQPALQPQPGGVPSSSSTGAATMAQSQPGECVTVLGSSTDQAAHPTQQHAPQSSILAMQPVSSVSTATTVPSSSPSMSVSTSSSVTAVGLVPHQSQHSPGRLLFTNQGSSMILSQESLQMFLQQVPSSGHQQSLKIQGMSPSPALTTHATAPPVAVSPQPSQSPLTLSQQIQSPHHPQQSRPPSQPQPQSQTPSRSCTPSSHTQLYIVHNQMAESPQPAPQAQPQHTQPQQTHIQVQLQPQPRPASQPAPYQQEMPPVSQSPKPPPAPPAQHQFTASPVSTSATAVVKAPVPIQGLTAEQQHHLQLVGAQIQTLSGITQPSPQQKQLLEKLHQVQQNILLQAKQAAQPQAASQFSSQQDVPVDKVVITSSASTSTPAQLPSVLQQMSVLVKTPATASSDLQVFSGAQGPAGAMVNQTVTPASLTQPAQVQPKPGVISSVGGMALGKGGMQIQVLGTSLTQMPAPQPPAPVQTQTTTMKMPFSAEPSKEARMLEQLRKQQGSVLHPNYSAPFHSIEDTLHRLLPYHLYQGTANSSQDYQRVDDEFETVSCHLLKRTQAMLDKYRHLLFTESKQRLGPSAEMVMIDRMFIQEEKVALNQDRIFARDRPEEFVANARILESVASSQQKSSSAEPASVSGGVAAAVPAPAPAAPAPAPLPNIAPTPPPAPSPAPVPAPAPASAPVPAPAPPPAPPATPFPPTKLVIKQGGGGASVSWSSSCPPPPAATSRLAEPAGQSSSFSRAPAAPSSFSSSSFNSQAADDDDALPQRTSKPPIKTYEARRRIGLKLKIKQDQTGFSKVVHNTALDPVHTPQPQQSSQSTSQPQTQPQFEAAVPHPKSHTSSTPSTTVIRTQSPVCTASSASSVTTAVTQCNPPLRGNVPPNAAPSSSTSSSHTWSSSSSSTQMNGTLDHHDASGVKHNSASTATPSQTTCRLPLRKTYRENISPRVRPGVPGGGDESLSYPRPTPSPPRHEASSPPSERTVIASVKVEKRGREASHTESSHETGHLGSAMQGLDEMDEVFNRGIKTTQHHHLPQLVDREGAKERGEEHTDQETDVSKYKRASGKNRHRAGGTFRMDQHAPGPPSPESSFTRDSLLPAKRCKSDSPDMDNASFSSGSPPDDSLNEHLQCAIDSILNLQQEPSARGHHIKGGGSRSHQHQSQRPGGSAASSHRPSVPPSSSASSSSSLAQHPQVGGRGHNGSLVPQTQSR; this is translated from the exons ATGGATGATGAAGATGGCAGGTGCCTTCTAGATGTAATTTG TGACCCAGAAGCTCTCAATGACTTTCTTCATGGATCTGAGACCCAT TTGGACACTGACGACCTATTGGATGGTTCGAGTGACCCCTCCAGCTCGTTCTTCTCTACCACTGGG GGCCATGTTCCAGAGGTCCAGCCTGCAGTCCAGCTGTCAGCCAATGAGCCGGCGGGCCTACCCAGAGTCAGTGTGGAcctggacttcctggaggaTGATGACATCTTGGGAGGATCCCCAGGTGGTGAAGGTGGGAGCAATGGCATTGGGACAAATCACGAGCCATGTGACATCCTGCAGCAGAGCTTGGCTGAAGCCAACATCACAGAGCAGAGCTTACAGGAGGCTGAGGCTGAGCTGGACCTGGGCTCCTTTGGGATTCCAGGCCTTACGCAGGTGGTCCAGACACTGCCTGATGCCAGCCTCTCCGGGGCTGGAGGCGCTGCTGTTGGTGTAGGCATAGGTGTTGGGGGAGCAGCAGCAATTTTCCCCGGGTCAGCCCAGAGCACCACTGCTACTCCTCCCAATGCCACAGCTGACATGCTGGGGTCAGTACTCGCTCAGCAGGGCCTTCAACTGCAACCCCAGGTCATGAACAAGGCCATTAGTGTTCAGCCATTTATGCAGCCAGTGGGCCTGGGAAACGTGACGCTTCAACCCATTTCAAGTCTCCAAGCTCTTCCTAACGGGAGTCAGTCTGGACATTTGGGTATCGGACAGATTCAGGTTGTGGGTCAGCCTACAGTCATGACTATCAATCAGTCTGGGCAGCCGATCCTGGCTAAAGCCATGGGTGGTTACCAGCTGCACCAGTCTGGGCCAGAGGTATCAGGTGCTGGTTCTCAGGCTGGGCTCGGAGGCTCAGGGGGTGGACTTCTGATCCAAGGTAACAAAGCCACTTTGGGATCTCCAGCTTTAAATGGACCGGCTGTTTGTGTCAGCagcacaaacagcagcagcggTGGTACAATGACTGCTCCTGCTGGGCTCGTGGGCTTTGGCAGCACCACGCTAAGTTCAGGAATTGGACCCCAGACGCAAACCCAAGGCCAAATCATGCAGAACGTGATCATTCAGCGCACACCAACACCTATTCAGCCGAAACCCCCTCAGGGGGGTGCAATCCAACCGAAACTcttcaaacagcaacaacagcagcagcagccacagcCAGCACCCCAACCCCTGCAAAATGATGCTCACAAGGCTCTCGGGCTGCAGCAAATTCCAGTTTCTGCTGCTCAGAATGTAGCCTTCCTGACAGGAAAACCAGGCTCTAATGTTGTTCTGAGTACTCAAGCCACAACACAAGGCCCTCAGTTCCAACAAACCCTATTCAAGCCACAAGCAGCACAACAATCTGGCAAACCCCTCAGTGTACACTTGTTAAACCAACAAGGCAGCATCGTTATTCCCTCTCAGACAGTTCTGCAAGGTCAGAACCACCAGTTTCTCCTGCCACAACTACAAGCAGGTCAGCAGATCCTGACTCAGCACCCTGGGGGGCACATCATAACTAGTCAGGGTCCTGGTGGACAACTCATTGCAAACCAGATTTTAACTGCAAACCAGAACATCAACTTGGGTCAGGTGTTGACTTCACAGGGCCATCCTGGGGCTGCCCACATCCTCTCTGGACCCATTCAGCTCCAGTCTGGCCAGATGGGCACACCCACCCTCTTTCAGATGCCTGTCTCATTAGCACAGAGTCAGAACCAGACACAGACCCACACTGTCTCAGGTCATGCCCAGACAGTCATACAGGGCATGCCAATCCAGAACTCCCTGACCATGCTCAGTCAGGTGGAGGGGCTGAGCCCCGCAGTTAGCCTTCAACCAGCCCTGCAACCTCAGCCAGGTGGAgtccccagcagcagcagcacaggagcAGCAACCATGGCTCAAAGTCAGCCTGGAGAGTGTGTTACTGTGCTGGGTAGCTCCACAGACCAGGCTGCTCATCCAACTCAGCAGCATGCACCGCAGTCCTCTATCCTGGCAATGCAACCGGTCTCCTCTGTGTCCACGGCTACCACAGTACCCTCCTCTTCTCCGTCCATGTCTGTGTCCACCTCTTCCTCTGTCACAGCAGTGGGGCTGGTCCCCCATCAGTCTCAGCACAGTCCGGGGAGGTTACTGTTCACCAACCAGGGCTCCAGTATGATCCTGAGCCAGGAGTCTCTGCAGATGTTCCTGCAACAG GTACCCTCCAGTGGGCATCAGCAGTCCCTGAAGATCCAGGGCATGTCCCCCTCACCGGCCTTGACCACTCACGCCACAGCGCCCCCAGTGGCAGTCAGCCCACAGCCTTCCCAGTCTCCTCTCACTCTGAGCCAGCAGATCCAGTCACCGCATCACCCACAGCAATCGCGTCCTCCCTCTCAGCCTCAGCCACAGTCTCAGACTCCCTCCCGCTCATGCACGCCCTCGTCTCACACGCAGCTCTATATCGTTCACAACCAAATGGCCGAGTCCCCCCAACCGGCTCCACAAGCCCAGCCGCAGCACACACAGCCCCAGCAGACACACATTCAAGTTCAGCTTCAGCCTCAGCCACGACCGGCCTCTCAGCCTGCCCCTTATCAACAAGAAATGCCTCCTGTGTCACAGTCACCCAAGCCTCCTCCCGCACCACCCGCACAGCACCAGTTTACTGCTTCTCCTGTCAGCACTTCGGCCACTGCTGTAGTTAAAGCCCCGGTTCCCATCCAGGGCCtgacagcagagcagcagcaccaCCTGCAATTAGTAGGAGCGCAAATTCAGACCCTGTCAGGCATCACCCAGCCCTCACCGCAGCAGAAACAGCTGCTGGAGAAGCTAcaccag GTCCAGCAGAACATCCTGCTGCAGGCCAAGCAGGCTGCTCAGCCTCAAGCTGCCAGTCAGTTCAGCTCCCAGCAAGATGTGCCTGTTGATAAAGTGGTGATTACATCATCAGCCAGCACTAGCACACCTGCTCAGCTCCCCTCAGTGCTGCAGCAGATGTCAGTGCTCGTCAAAACTCCTGCTACAG CATCAAGTGACTTACAGGTATTCTCAGGAGCCCAAGGGCCAGCTGGAGCAATGGTGAATCAGACTGTCACTCCTGCCAGCCTTACCCAGCCTGCACAG GTTCAGCCAAAGCCAGGGGTGATCAGCTCAGTTGGAGGGATGGCTCTGGGGAAAGGTGGTATGCAGATACAGGTGTTAGGAACTAGTCTTACTCAAATGCCTGCTCCACAGCCCCCAGCTCCAGTACAAACTCAG ACCACAACAATGAAGATGCCTTTCAGTGCAGAGCCCAGCAAAGAAGCCAG GATGCTAGAACAGCTGAGGAAACAGCAGGGTTCAGTGCTTCACCCAAACTACAGTGCTCCTTTCCACTCTATTGAGGACACACTGCACAGACTGCTGCCTTACCATCTCTACCAGGGAACTGCCAACTCTTCTCAAGACTATCAAAGAG TGGATGATGAATTTGAGACGGTCTCCTGCCATCTGCTGAAACGGACCCAGGCCATGCTGGATAAGTATCGCCACCTGCTGTTTACCGAGTCAAAA CAGAGACTGGGCCCCTCGGCAGAGATGGTGATGATCGACCGGATGTTCATTCAGGAGGAGAAGGTCGCGTTGAATCAGGACCGGATTTTTGCCAGGGATAGACCAG AGGAGTTTGTGGCAAACGCACGCATATTGGAGAGTGTCGCATCATCCCAACAGAAATCATCTTCTGCTGAGCCCGCCTCAGTGAGTGGAGGTGTCGCTGCTGCTGTTCCTGCTccagctcctgcagctcctgccCCAGCCCCCCTCCCAAACATCGCCCCAACCCCTCCTCCTGCACCCTCCCCAGCTCCTGtccctgctcctgctcctgcttcAGCTCCTGTTCCTGCTCCAGCGCCCCCTCCTGCCCCTCCCGCCACCCCTTTCCCCCCTACCAAACTAGTAATAAAGCAGGGTGGAGGTGGAGCCTCTGTGTCCTGGTCCAGCAGCTGTCCCCCACCTCCAGCCGCGACGAGCAGGCTGGCCGAACCCGCCGGCCAGAGCTCCTCCTTCAGCCGTGCTCCAGCAGCACcgtcctctttctcctcttcgtCCTTCAACTCTCAAGCGGCCGACGACGACGACGCTCTCCCACAGAGAACCAGCAAACCGCCTATCAAGACCTACGAGGCTCGCAGGAGAATTGGTTTAAAGCTGAAGATCAAGCAGGATCAAACAGGGTTCAGTAAGGTGGTCCACAACACTGCCTTAGACCCCGTGCACACACCTCAACCTCAGCAGAGCAGCCAGTCCACATCCCAGCCTCAGACTCAGCCCCAGTTTGAAGCTGCTGTACCGCACCCAAAGTCTCACACCTCATCAACTCCTTCTACTACAGTCATCAGAACTCAGTCCCCCGTATGCACTGCTTCTTCTGCCTCGTCGGTCACCACAGCAGTCACTCAGTGCAACCCGCCACTGAGAGGTAATGTTCCCCCTAATGCAGCCCCATCCTCCTCTACCTCTTCCTCTCATACTtggtcctcctcttcctcatccacTCAAATGAACGGGACATTAGATCACCATGACGCCAGTGGGGTCAAACACAATTCTGCCTCCACTGCCACTCCCTCACAGACAACATGCCGTCTCCCCCTTCGAAAAACCTACCGGGAAAACATTAGTCCCCGGGTCCGACCTGGCGTCCCCGGGGGAGGAGACGAGAGTTTGTCCTACCCCAGACCCACACCGTCACCCCCCAGGCACGAGGCCTCATCTCCTCCCTCAGAGCGGACAGTTATAGCCAGCGTGAAGgtggagaaaagaggcagggaGGCCTCGCACACAGAGTCAAGCCACGAAACAGGCCATTTAGGGAGTGCAATGCAGGGGCTGGACGAAATGGACGAGGTGTTTAACCGTGGTATCAAAACCACACAGCACCATCATCTCCCACAGCTGGTGGACAGGGAAGGGGCgaaggagagaggggaggagcacACAGACCAAGAGACAGATGTAAGTAAATACAAGAGGGCAAGTGGGAAAAACAGACACAGGGCAGGTGGGACATTCAGAATGGACCAGCATGCTCCTGGGCCTCCCTCTCCAGAGTCCTCCTTCACACGAGACTCTTTGCTTCCTGCCAAACGCTGCAAGTCGGACTCCCCCGACATGGATAACGCCAGCTTCTCCAGCGGCAGCCCTCCGGACGACTCTCTGAACGAGCACCTGCAGTGTGCCATTGACAGCATCCTCAACCTGCAGCAGGAGCCCTCTGCCCGCGGGCACCACATTAAAGGGGGCGGCAGCAGGTCCCACCAACACCAAAGCCAGCGCCCAGGGGGCTCGGCAGCCTCATCCCACAGACCCTCAGTaccaccctcctcctctgcttcctcgtcctcctccttgGCCCAGCACCCTCAGGTCGGTGGCCGTGGCCACAATGGCAGCCTGGTGCCCCAGACTCAAAGCAGATAA
- the bicra gene encoding BRD4-interacting chromatin-remodeling complex-associated protein isoform X1, with the protein MDDEDGRCLLDVICDPEALNDFLHGSETHLDTDDLLDGSSDPSSSFFSTTGGHVPEVQPAVQLSANEPAGLPRVSVDLDFLEDDDILGGSPGGEGGSNGIGTNHEPCDILQQSLAEANITEQSLQEAEAELDLGSFGIPGLTQVVQTLPDASLSGAGGAAVGVGIGVGGAAAIFPGSAQSTTATPPNATADMLGSVLAQQGLQLQPQVMNKAISVQPFMQPVGLGNVTLQPISSLQALPNGSQSGHLGIGQIQVVGQPTVMTINQSGQPILAKAMGGYQLHQSGPEVSGAGSQAGLGGSGGGLLIQGNKATLGSPALNGPAVCVSSTNSSSGGTMTAPAGLVGFGSTTLSSGIGPQTQTQGQIMQNVIIQRTPTPIQPKPPQGGAIQPKLFKQQQQQQQPQPAPQPLQNDAHKALGLQQIPVSAAQNVAFLTGKPGSNVVLSTQATTQGPQFQQTLFKPQAAQQSGKPLSVHLLNQQGSIVIPSQTVLQGQNHQFLLPQLQAGQQILTQHPGGHIITSQGPGGQLIANQILTANQNINLGQVLTSQGHPGAAHILSGPIQLQSGQMGTPTLFQMPVSLAQSQNQTQTHTVSGHAQTVIQGMPIQNSLTMLSQVEGLSPAVSLQPALQPQPGGVPSSSSTGAATMAQSQPGECVTVLGSSTDQAAHPTQQHAPQSSILAMQPVSSVSTATTVPSSSPSMSVSTSSSVTAVGLVPHQSQHSPGRLLFTNQGSSMILSQESLQMFLQQEQHHQTENESTPSVGVPASVIVSSNSVTAPAPAVHDSQLTDSWVGQSHSPSPGPSHMTAVVKQVPSSGHQQSLKIQGMSPSPALTTHATAPPVAVSPQPSQSPLTLSQQIQSPHHPQQSRPPSQPQPQSQTPSRSCTPSSHTQLYIVHNQMAESPQPAPQAQPQHTQPQQTHIQVQLQPQPRPASQPAPYQQEMPPVSQSPKPPPAPPAQHQFTASPVSTSATAVVKAPVPIQGLTAEQQHHLQLVGAQIQTLSGITQPSPQQKQLLEKLHQVQQNILLQAKQAAQPQAASQFSSQQDVPVDKVVITSSASTSTPAQLPSVLQQMSVLVKTPATASSDLQVFSGAQGPAGAMVNQTVTPASLTQPAQVQPKPGVISSVGGMALGKGGMQIQVLGTSLTQMPAPQPPAPVQTQTTTMKMPFSAEPSKEARMLEQLRKQQGSVLHPNYSAPFHSIEDTLHRLLPYHLYQGTANSSQDYQRVDDEFETVSCHLLKRTQAMLDKYRHLLFTESKRLGPSAEMVMIDRMFIQEEKVALNQDRIFARDRPEEFVANARILESVASSQQKSSSAEPASVSGGVAAAVPAPAPAAPAPAPLPNIAPTPPPAPSPAPVPAPAPASAPVPAPAPPPAPPATPFPPTKLVIKQGGGGASVSWSSSCPPPPAATSRLAEPAGQSSSFSRAPAAPSSFSSSSFNSQAADDDDALPQRTSKPPIKTYEARRRIGLKLKIKQDQTGFSKVVHNTALDPVHTPQPQQSSQSTSQPQTQPQFEAAVPHPKSHTSSTPSTTVIRTQSPVCTASSASSVTTAVTQCNPPLRGNVPPNAAPSSSTSSSHTWSSSSSSTQMNGTLDHHDASGVKHNSASTATPSQTTCRLPLRKTYRENISPRVRPGVPGGGDESLSYPRPTPSPPRHEASSPPSERTVIASVKVEKRGREASHTESSHETGHLGSAMQGLDEMDEVFNRGIKTTQHHHLPQLVDREGAKERGEEHTDQETDVSKYKRASGKNRHRAGGTFRMDQHAPGPPSPESSFTRDSLLPAKRCKSDSPDMDNASFSSGSPPDDSLNEHLQCAIDSILNLQQEPSARGHHIKGGGSRSHQHQSQRPGGSAASSHRPSVPPSSSASSSSSLAQHPQVGGRGHNGSLVPQTQSR; encoded by the exons ATGGATGATGAAGATGGCAGGTGCCTTCTAGATGTAATTTG TGACCCAGAAGCTCTCAATGACTTTCTTCATGGATCTGAGACCCAT TTGGACACTGACGACCTATTGGATGGTTCGAGTGACCCCTCCAGCTCGTTCTTCTCTACCACTGGG GGCCATGTTCCAGAGGTCCAGCCTGCAGTCCAGCTGTCAGCCAATGAGCCGGCGGGCCTACCCAGAGTCAGTGTGGAcctggacttcctggaggaTGATGACATCTTGGGAGGATCCCCAGGTGGTGAAGGTGGGAGCAATGGCATTGGGACAAATCACGAGCCATGTGACATCCTGCAGCAGAGCTTGGCTGAAGCCAACATCACAGAGCAGAGCTTACAGGAGGCTGAGGCTGAGCTGGACCTGGGCTCCTTTGGGATTCCAGGCCTTACGCAGGTGGTCCAGACACTGCCTGATGCCAGCCTCTCCGGGGCTGGAGGCGCTGCTGTTGGTGTAGGCATAGGTGTTGGGGGAGCAGCAGCAATTTTCCCCGGGTCAGCCCAGAGCACCACTGCTACTCCTCCCAATGCCACAGCTGACATGCTGGGGTCAGTACTCGCTCAGCAGGGCCTTCAACTGCAACCCCAGGTCATGAACAAGGCCATTAGTGTTCAGCCATTTATGCAGCCAGTGGGCCTGGGAAACGTGACGCTTCAACCCATTTCAAGTCTCCAAGCTCTTCCTAACGGGAGTCAGTCTGGACATTTGGGTATCGGACAGATTCAGGTTGTGGGTCAGCCTACAGTCATGACTATCAATCAGTCTGGGCAGCCGATCCTGGCTAAAGCCATGGGTGGTTACCAGCTGCACCAGTCTGGGCCAGAGGTATCAGGTGCTGGTTCTCAGGCTGGGCTCGGAGGCTCAGGGGGTGGACTTCTGATCCAAGGTAACAAAGCCACTTTGGGATCTCCAGCTTTAAATGGACCGGCTGTTTGTGTCAGCagcacaaacagcagcagcggTGGTACAATGACTGCTCCTGCTGGGCTCGTGGGCTTTGGCAGCACCACGCTAAGTTCAGGAATTGGACCCCAGACGCAAACCCAAGGCCAAATCATGCAGAACGTGATCATTCAGCGCACACCAACACCTATTCAGCCGAAACCCCCTCAGGGGGGTGCAATCCAACCGAAACTcttcaaacagcaacaacagcagcagcagccacagcCAGCACCCCAACCCCTGCAAAATGATGCTCACAAGGCTCTCGGGCTGCAGCAAATTCCAGTTTCTGCTGCTCAGAATGTAGCCTTCCTGACAGGAAAACCAGGCTCTAATGTTGTTCTGAGTACTCAAGCCACAACACAAGGCCCTCAGTTCCAACAAACCCTATTCAAGCCACAAGCAGCACAACAATCTGGCAAACCCCTCAGTGTACACTTGTTAAACCAACAAGGCAGCATCGTTATTCCCTCTCAGACAGTTCTGCAAGGTCAGAACCACCAGTTTCTCCTGCCACAACTACAAGCAGGTCAGCAGATCCTGACTCAGCACCCTGGGGGGCACATCATAACTAGTCAGGGTCCTGGTGGACAACTCATTGCAAACCAGATTTTAACTGCAAACCAGAACATCAACTTGGGTCAGGTGTTGACTTCACAGGGCCATCCTGGGGCTGCCCACATCCTCTCTGGACCCATTCAGCTCCAGTCTGGCCAGATGGGCACACCCACCCTCTTTCAGATGCCTGTCTCATTAGCACAGAGTCAGAACCAGACACAGACCCACACTGTCTCAGGTCATGCCCAGACAGTCATACAGGGCATGCCAATCCAGAACTCCCTGACCATGCTCAGTCAGGTGGAGGGGCTGAGCCCCGCAGTTAGCCTTCAACCAGCCCTGCAACCTCAGCCAGGTGGAgtccccagcagcagcagcacaggagcAGCAACCATGGCTCAAAGTCAGCCTGGAGAGTGTGTTACTGTGCTGGGTAGCTCCACAGACCAGGCTGCTCATCCAACTCAGCAGCATGCACCGCAGTCCTCTATCCTGGCAATGCAACCGGTCTCCTCTGTGTCCACGGCTACCACAGTACCCTCCTCTTCTCCGTCCATGTCTGTGTCCACCTCTTCCTCTGTCACAGCAGTGGGGCTGGTCCCCCATCAGTCTCAGCACAGTCCGGGGAGGTTACTGTTCACCAACCAGGGCTCCAGTATGATCCTGAGCCAGGAGTCTCTGCAGATGTTCCTGCAACAG GAGCAGCACCACCAAACAGAAAATGAGTCCACCCCCTCTGTGGGCGTACCAGCGTCTGTAATCGTCAGCAGCAACAGCGTCACTGCTCCGGCCCCCGCTGTCCATGACAGCCAATTAACTGACTCCTGGGTGGGTCAGAGTCACAGCCCTTCCCCTGGCCCCTCCCACATGACAGCAGTGGTAAAGCAG GTACCCTCCAGTGGGCATCAGCAGTCCCTGAAGATCCAGGGCATGTCCCCCTCACCGGCCTTGACCACTCACGCCACAGCGCCCCCAGTGGCAGTCAGCCCACAGCCTTCCCAGTCTCCTCTCACTCTGAGCCAGCAGATCCAGTCACCGCATCACCCACAGCAATCGCGTCCTCCCTCTCAGCCTCAGCCACAGTCTCAGACTCCCTCCCGCTCATGCACGCCCTCGTCTCACACGCAGCTCTATATCGTTCACAACCAAATGGCCGAGTCCCCCCAACCGGCTCCACAAGCCCAGCCGCAGCACACACAGCCCCAGCAGACACACATTCAAGTTCAGCTTCAGCCTCAGCCACGACCGGCCTCTCAGCCTGCCCCTTATCAACAAGAAATGCCTCCTGTGTCACAGTCACCCAAGCCTCCTCCCGCACCACCCGCACAGCACCAGTTTACTGCTTCTCCTGTCAGCACTTCGGCCACTGCTGTAGTTAAAGCCCCGGTTCCCATCCAGGGCCtgacagcagagcagcagcaccaCCTGCAATTAGTAGGAGCGCAAATTCAGACCCTGTCAGGCATCACCCAGCCCTCACCGCAGCAGAAACAGCTGCTGGAGAAGCTAcaccag GTCCAGCAGAACATCCTGCTGCAGGCCAAGCAGGCTGCTCAGCCTCAAGCTGCCAGTCAGTTCAGCTCCCAGCAAGATGTGCCTGTTGATAAAGTGGTGATTACATCATCAGCCAGCACTAGCACACCTGCTCAGCTCCCCTCAGTGCTGCAGCAGATGTCAGTGCTCGTCAAAACTCCTGCTACAG CATCAAGTGACTTACAGGTATTCTCAGGAGCCCAAGGGCCAGCTGGAGCAATGGTGAATCAGACTGTCACTCCTGCCAGCCTTACCCAGCCTGCACAG GTTCAGCCAAAGCCAGGGGTGATCAGCTCAGTTGGAGGGATGGCTCTGGGGAAAGGTGGTATGCAGATACAGGTGTTAGGAACTAGTCTTACTCAAATGCCTGCTCCACAGCCCCCAGCTCCAGTACAAACTCAG ACCACAACAATGAAGATGCCTTTCAGTGCAGAGCCCAGCAAAGAAGCCAG GATGCTAGAACAGCTGAGGAAACAGCAGGGTTCAGTGCTTCACCCAAACTACAGTGCTCCTTTCCACTCTATTGAGGACACACTGCACAGACTGCTGCCTTACCATCTCTACCAGGGAACTGCCAACTCTTCTCAAGACTATCAAAGAG TGGATGATGAATTTGAGACGGTCTCCTGCCATCTGCTGAAACGGACCCAGGCCATGCTGGATAAGTATCGCCACCTGCTGTTTACCGAGTCAAAA AGACTGGGCCCCTCGGCAGAGATGGTGATGATCGACCGGATGTTCATTCAGGAGGAGAAGGTCGCGTTGAATCAGGACCGGATTTTTGCCAGGGATAGACCAG AGGAGTTTGTGGCAAACGCACGCATATTGGAGAGTGTCGCATCATCCCAACAGAAATCATCTTCTGCTGAGCCCGCCTCAGTGAGTGGAGGTGTCGCTGCTGCTGTTCCTGCTccagctcctgcagctcctgccCCAGCCCCCCTCCCAAACATCGCCCCAACCCCTCCTCCTGCACCCTCCCCAGCTCCTGtccctgctcctgctcctgcttcAGCTCCTGTTCCTGCTCCAGCGCCCCCTCCTGCCCCTCCCGCCACCCCTTTCCCCCCTACCAAACTAGTAATAAAGCAGGGTGGAGGTGGAGCCTCTGTGTCCTGGTCCAGCAGCTGTCCCCCACCTCCAGCCGCGACGAGCAGGCTGGCCGAACCCGCCGGCCAGAGCTCCTCCTTCAGCCGTGCTCCAGCAGCACcgtcctctttctcctcttcgtCCTTCAACTCTCAAGCGGCCGACGACGACGACGCTCTCCCACAGAGAACCAGCAAACCGCCTATCAAGACCTACGAGGCTCGCAGGAGAATTGGTTTAAAGCTGAAGATCAAGCAGGATCAAACAGGGTTCAGTAAGGTGGTCCACAACACTGCCTTAGACCCCGTGCACACACCTCAACCTCAGCAGAGCAGCCAGTCCACATCCCAGCCTCAGACTCAGCCCCAGTTTGAAGCTGCTGTACCGCACCCAAAGTCTCACACCTCATCAACTCCTTCTACTACAGTCATCAGAACTCAGTCCCCCGTATGCACTGCTTCTTCTGCCTCGTCGGTCACCACAGCAGTCACTCAGTGCAACCCGCCACTGAGAGGTAATGTTCCCCCTAATGCAGCCCCATCCTCCTCTACCTCTTCCTCTCATACTtggtcctcctcttcctcatccacTCAAATGAACGGGACATTAGATCACCATGACGCCAGTGGGGTCAAACACAATTCTGCCTCCACTGCCACTCCCTCACAGACAACATGCCGTCTCCCCCTTCGAAAAACCTACCGGGAAAACATTAGTCCCCGGGTCCGACCTGGCGTCCCCGGGGGAGGAGACGAGAGTTTGTCCTACCCCAGACCCACACCGTCACCCCCCAGGCACGAGGCCTCATCTCCTCCCTCAGAGCGGACAGTTATAGCCAGCGTGAAGgtggagaaaagaggcagggaGGCCTCGCACACAGAGTCAAGCCACGAAACAGGCCATTTAGGGAGTGCAATGCAGGGGCTGGACGAAATGGACGAGGTGTTTAACCGTGGTATCAAAACCACACAGCACCATCATCTCCCACAGCTGGTGGACAGGGAAGGGGCgaaggagagaggggaggagcacACAGACCAAGAGACAGATGTAAGTAAATACAAGAGGGCAAGTGGGAAAAACAGACACAGGGCAGGTGGGACATTCAGAATGGACCAGCATGCTCCTGGGCCTCCCTCTCCAGAGTCCTCCTTCACACGAGACTCTTTGCTTCCTGCCAAACGCTGCAAGTCGGACTCCCCCGACATGGATAACGCCAGCTTCTCCAGCGGCAGCCCTCCGGACGACTCTCTGAACGAGCACCTGCAGTGTGCCATTGACAGCATCCTCAACCTGCAGCAGGAGCCCTCTGCCCGCGGGCACCACATTAAAGGGGGCGGCAGCAGGTCCCACCAACACCAAAGCCAGCGCCCAGGGGGCTCGGCAGCCTCATCCCACAGACCCTCAGTaccaccctcctcctctgcttcctcgtcctcctccttgGCCCAGCACCCTCAGGTCGGTGGCCGTGGCCACAATGGCAGCCTGGTGCCCCAGACTCAAAGCAGATAA